AGTCCTATTGGAGGAAAAATCAAAAAACTTCCTAGAAAATTACAGAAGAAAATTGACCGAGTTTGCAAGGAACTTGACAATTTACCTGGAAGTTTATCTAACACTTTTGGTTCTGGGTGCAATATTCTTTACTATACTTACATCTATAATGTCTGGAATTGGTGGTGTGGGCCAGACAAATATAGTATTGATACAATTTTTCCTAATATTCATCTTCATACCTCTGATCTCATTTGGTTTCATAGTTTTAATAAAGGCGACTTCCCCGGGTGTTGAATAGATGAGGATAGAGTTAACCAAGGAAAGAAAAATATTGATAATAACACTTTTGATTTCATGGGTTTTAATACTTTTGGGAATTCTTTCAAAAGATCCTGGGGTAATGGCAAATACAATAATACTATCAATATTTATAGTAGCCTCTCCACAGCTGATATTAAATTATGTTAATTATAGAATACTAAAAGAGATGGAATTTGCCTATCCAAACTTTCTAAGGGATCTAACTGCCGCAACAAAAGCCGGTTTGCCTTTGCACAAAGCTATAATCTCTCTTAGAAAGAACAACTATGGCCCATTATCAAAAGAGGTAAGAAAAATGGCCTACCAGTTATCCTGGAATGTGGATGTGATAAAAGTACTGGAAAGCTCCAAGAAAAGATTAAAGAAAAGTCCAACATTAGAAAAGTCTTTGAGAATATTGATAGAATCTTACAAGTCAGGTGGAAGGATATCAGAGATCTTAGATTCTCTTTCCAACACTTTGGTCTCGATTCAAGAAACTGAAAAGGATAGAAAAAGCTCACTCCAACAGTATGTTACAGCCATGTATATAATATCTCTTGTTTTCATTGCAATAGTAGTTGCAATAAATAAATTGATGGTTCCAATATTTGAGACATCCACAGTTATGGGTGAATCAGAAGTGGGAATTATGAGCAACAATCCTTGCAATTTTTGTGTATTTGGATTTTCAATAAACTGCCTTCCTTGTAGGATATATTCCTTCATCTGTAATTTTTTTAGGATAAATGACGTATCAATCTCCTGCTACTATTTTGGATTGTTCTTCTCCATGAGTATAGTTCAATCAATAGCCGGAGGTTTGGTGGCTGGCCAAATAGGTGAAGGTTCGGTAAAGGCTGGAATAAAACACAGTCTAATACTACTCTTCATCACAATTTCAATATTTTTCCTACTCGTTAAGTTTGGTGTGTTGGGTGGATAGATGAAAGCCCAATTAACATTAGAATTTATGGTCAGTTTTATAATTTTCATCCTATTTATTGTCTTCATCTATTCCCAATTTTCATCGAACATACCCTATTTTATAGAAGAAATAGAAAAGGAGAATAAAAGGTCAAAGGCCTATCAAATCTCAGAATTACTTTTGAATGATCCTGGTGAACCCGCTAATTGGGACAATCCATCCTTAACTAAAAGAATAGGATTATCCTATCATAAAACAAATCAAACCAATCTCTTGTTTTCTCAAAAAATAATCTCTCTTAACTCATATTGTAATTCAAATTATTTGGAATTCAAGAGGAGATTTGGTGTCGAGGAAAATTTCACTATAAAATTCAATCAAATAGATAATGATGGGACAAGAAACACATTACTTTTTTGTAAACCACCGCAATTTGAAACAACTCAAGTAAATGCCACTTTTAAGAGAATAACTAGCTATTATGACAGTTCAGACGACAGGATAAAATTGGGAGAGCTTATAGTAGAGGTATAAGTATGAAAGGAGTTGTAAACATATTTGAATTACTTATAACAGCTATAATCTTGATTTTGGCATTTCTTCACTTTTTTCCACAATATTCTATCCATGTAAATTGGGATTCTGCTCTTCTTGATTCTTATGTTAAGGATACTCTAATAACAATAGACAGGCTTGGGCAAACCTATACCTTTGCAGCTGATGACAGTGAGTTTGAAAATTTTATGTCTAGACTCTTCGATCCGAGTAAGACTGGACAAGCATTGATTTGGTGGAAAGAAGTTAGATCCTACCCTCTTGGTATTTCATCCTCCACCAGAAAACCATATTTCTCTTCATCAGCAAAGGAAAGTTTGGTTGATGTAGTTTATGTTGGGGACACATTCTATGTATATAGTTTTACTTTAGGCATTGGTTATCCTTATTGATCATCTCAACCTAACTGTTTCCAGATTTTTAGGTGCAAGTGTTTCCAACCTAAATACCTTGTGTAGAGTTCTAGCAAAACTCAGGGCTTTATTATTTTCTCCGTGGCATGTTATTATCCTTTCCGGTCTTGTTTTAAGTCTACTAATAAAATTCATCAATTGAGTTCTATCTGAATGGCCAGAAAGACCATCTATTGTATATACCTCCATCTCAAGTTTTATTATCGATTGTTTTCCATTTATGTTGACAGGTATTTCTTTCCAACCTTTCTGTACTCTTCTACCCAATGTCCCTTCTCCTTGGTAACCAACAAAAATCAATGTATTTCTTTTATCTTCTCCCAACATTTTTATATGTTCCATTACAGGCCCGCCAGACAACATACCGCTAGTTGATATTATCACACACGGTTCATCTTCCCAAGCTTTTTGCCTTTCATCTTGAGTTGTTATCTTCTTGAAAATATCATTCACAAATGGGTTTTCACCTTGCATTATCTTTCTTTCCAACCTTCTTGAAAGATACTCAGGATATGCTGTGTGTATAGCAGTCGCATCCCAAATCATCCCATCAATGTACACATTATTTTCAAACCCACTTTCAGAAAGTATGCACATTATTTCCTGAGCTCTTCCAACAGCAAAACTTGGTATGACAACTTTTCCTTTCCTTTCAATAGTCTTGTTTATTATATTCAACAATTGCTGTTCGGACTCCCTTCTGGAGGGCATTCTATCTTCGGAACCACCATAAGTTGATTCTATTATAAGTGTTTCAACCCTCTGAAAATCTGTGAAAGATGGATCAAACATCCGTGTGGGGCAGAACTTTATATCTCCTGTATAAACTATATTATGGAGACCTTGACCCACGTGAAGATGGACTATAGATGATCCTAAAAGATGACCAGCTTGTTGGAAGGTTAGTCTGACATCTGGTCCCACATCTGATACTTCATTATAATCAAGTGTTATTGAATGTCTAACCATCTCCTTTATTCCTTTTGCAGTATAAGGTGGATTCACCCCATTCTTTCTCAAGACATCTATATAATCCAAACAAAGCATTGTTGATAAATCCAGTGATGGTTGAGTCAAATATATTGGTCCTTCAAATCCATACTCATACAGATATGGAGCCATCCCAACATGATCCAAGTGTGGGTGACTTATTATTATTGCATCTATTTCCTTTGGATCAAATTCTTTGACCTGGAGGTATGGATAATTGCTACTTTCATTTCCACCAACATTAACACCGCAATCAACCAACAATTTGGACTTTGGAGTTTCAACCAGGATACACGATCT
This is a stretch of genomic DNA from Candidatus Aenigmatarchaeota archaeon. It encodes these proteins:
- a CDS encoding type II secretion system F family protein gives rise to the protein MRIELTKERKILIITLLISWVLILLGILSKDPGVMANTIILSIFIVASPQLILNYVNYRILKEMEFAYPNFLRDLTAATKAGLPLHKAIISLRKNNYGPLSKEVRKMAYQLSWNVDVIKVLESSKKRLKKSPTLEKSLRILIESYKSGGRISEILDSLSNTLVSIQETEKDRKSSLQQYVTAMYIISLVFIAIVVAINKLMVPIFETSTVMGESEVGIMSNNPCNFCVFGFSINCLPCRIYSFICNFFRINDVSISCYYFGLFFSMSIVQSIAGGLVAGQIGEGSVKAGIKHSLILLFITISIFFLLVKFGVLGG
- a CDS encoding beta-CASP ribonuclease aCPSF1, encoding MEIIEKVKSSLPEGLVDKVDLEGCEIVIYTKDKLFFLEASEQVKDVVNQLKKRIEVRPDISLCLPTEIAEKKIREIIPEEAGIKEIKFQPDRSIVIINAEKPGIVIGRGGESFKRIKEETLWVPRIERTPEIHSTVVKSIRQLLYTETVWRKKFLKKVGESIFSDRTTNRDWIRLTFLGGFREVGRSCILVETPKSKLLVDCGVNVGGNESSNYPYLQVKEFDPKEIDAIIISHPHLDHVGMAPYLYEYGFEGPIYLTQPSLDLSTMLCLDYIDVLRKNGVNPPYTAKGIKEMVRHSITLDYNEVSDVGPDVRLTFQQAGHLLGSSIVHLHVGQGLHNIVYTGDIKFCPTRMFDPSFTDFQRVETLIIESTYGGSEDRMPSRRESEQQLLNIINKTIERKGKVVIPSFAVGRAQEIMCILSESGFENNVYIDGMIWDATAIHTAYPEYLSRRLERKIMQGENPFVNDIFKKITTQDERQKAWEDEPCVIISTSGMLSGGPVMEHIKMLGEDKRNTLIFVGYQGEGTLGRRVQKGWKEIPVNINGKQSIIKLEMEVYTIDGLSGHSDRTQLMNFISRLKTRPERIITCHGENNKALSFARTLHKVFRLETLAPKNLETVRLR